A window from Deinococcus malanensis encodes these proteins:
- the rpoZ gene encoding DNA-directed RNA polymerase subunit omega encodes MAEKDIDKLLSMTDSKYRLSVVTAKRALQLRSGAPSVLPVETRVRTRNLVTQAMRELATGKLTVGTSLLDEQRFHQDYVRQRQAQIQAQLNAERERERD; translated from the coding sequence ATGGCCGAGAAGGATATTGACAAGTTGCTTTCCATGACCGACAGCAAGTACCGCCTGTCGGTCGTGACGGCAAAACGTGCACTGCAGCTGCGCTCCGGCGCTCCCAGCGTCCTGCCGGTCGAAACGCGCGTGCGTACGCGCAATCTGGTAACCCAGGCGATGCGTGAACTGGCCACCGGCAAACTGACGGTGGGCACCAGCCTGCTCGACGAGCAGCGCTTTCATCAGGACTACGTGCGTCAGCGCCAGGCCCAGATTCAGGCTCAGCTCAACGCCGAGCGCGAACGCGAACGCGACTGA
- a CDS encoding DUF3060 domain-containing protein, with protein sequence MKRFLLIGLLFSGVAAAQTQGSQIIQDNNRTYRIACSGTNDVISVRGYNNIVTLTGVCENLVIYGNSNTVMAVTLKDIWLRGNDNVVTASQQTQAPRISNTGEDNRYSVGTAVSGPTSVSGSAQQADDRDEDDRDDKGKNKKGKKDKNKGNGKGR encoded by the coding sequence ATGAAACGTTTCCTTCTGATCGGCCTGCTGTTCAGTGGCGTCGCTGCGGCCCAGACGCAGGGGAGCCAGATCATCCAGGACAACAACCGCACCTACCGGATTGCCTGCTCAGGCACGAATGACGTTATTTCCGTGCGGGGCTATAACAACATCGTGACCCTGACGGGCGTGTGCGAGAACCTCGTGATTTACGGCAACAGCAATACTGTCATGGCCGTCACGCTGAAAGACATCTGGTTGAGGGGTAACGACAATGTAGTCACGGCCAGCCAGCAGACGCAGGCTCCCAGGATCAGCAACACCGGAGAGGACAACCGGTATTCGGTCGGAACAGCAGTCTCGGGGCCGACGTCGGTCTCCGGGTCAGCCCAGCAGGCGGACGACAGAGATGAGGACGACCGCGACGACAAAGGCAAGAACAAGAAAGGCAAGAAGGACAAAAACAAAGGCAACGGGAAGGGCCGCTGA
- a CDS encoding glycoside hydrolase family 43 protein, translated as MAQFLSAPRLALTLALSALLTDSATLAGGGGPTPAARPAASPATRTATFRNPVIDENFPDPHILRVGKTYHAYATNTANANVPHATSRNLLQWERAGDAMPILPTWAAGGRTWAPEVAKVGKKYVLYYTAQHADSGRQCIGAASATSPAGPFRDASSKPLVCQLGEGGSIDANPFLDADGKWYLLWKNDGNCCNQATNIYIQQMSSDGLRLTGKATSLIQNFELWEGNVIEAPSLHRAGGVYYLLYSAGPFDSTLYSVGYATAKRITGPYRKAPENPILVSKGKVAGPGHQTIVQDGAGRTWLAYHAWDEARIGDAVGYRSLHLSPITFAGGKVKVAAPSLAPQRAPTP; from the coding sequence ATGGCCCAGTTTCTTTCGGCCCCGCGCCTGGCCCTGACCCTGGCCCTCAGCGCCCTGCTCACCGATTCGGCCACCCTGGCTGGCGGTGGCGGGCCCACTCCCGCAGCCCGGCCCGCAGCGTCCCCGGCCACCCGCACCGCCACCTTCCGCAACCCGGTGATCGACGAGAACTTCCCTGACCCACACATTCTGCGCGTGGGCAAGACCTACCACGCCTACGCCACCAACACCGCCAATGCCAACGTGCCGCACGCGACCAGCCGCAACCTGTTGCAGTGGGAACGGGCTGGGGATGCCATGCCCATCCTGCCCACCTGGGCGGCGGGCGGGCGCACGTGGGCGCCGGAAGTCGCTAAGGTCGGCAAGAAGTACGTGCTGTATTACACCGCGCAGCACGCTGACAGTGGACGTCAGTGCATCGGCGCGGCCAGTGCCACGTCACCGGCCGGGCCCTTCCGTGACGCGTCCAGCAAGCCCCTGGTCTGCCAGCTCGGCGAAGGCGGCAGTATCGATGCCAACCCGTTTCTGGATGCTGATGGGAAGTGGTACCTGCTCTGGAAAAACGACGGGAACTGCTGCAACCAGGCGACCAACATCTACATCCAGCAGATGAGCAGCGACGGCCTGCGCCTGACCGGCAAAGCCACCTCGCTAATCCAGAACTTCGAATTGTGGGAGGGCAATGTTATCGAGGCCCCGTCCCTGCACCGCGCCGGGGGCGTGTATTACCTGCTGTACTCGGCCGGGCCGTTTGACAGCACGCTCTATTCGGTCGGCTACGCCACGGCGAAGCGGATCACTGGCCCCTACCGCAAGGCGCCGGAAAATCCCATTCTGGTCAGCAAGGGCAAGGTCGCCGGCCCCGGGCATCAGACCATTGTTCAGGACGGCGCAGGACGCACGTGGCTGGCCTATCACGCCTGGGACGAGGCGCGCATCGGGGACGCGGTGGGTTACCGCAGTCTGCACCTGTCCCCCATCACCTTCGCGGGGGGCAAGGTAAAGGTCGCTGCCCCCTCACTGGCACCCCAGCGGGCGCCCACGCCATGA
- a CDS encoding carbohydrate ABC transporter permease has protein sequence MTITQAPGKTTTAQAPAPRPRLNLEPYLYLLPHALLFFVFTVYPVGYGIYIATHRWDLLAETQAFVGSEYFRNLFTPGSPQFEFFWRTLINTAFFTVVTVPLLVASSLGLAVLLHRPIFGRAFFRAVFFMPGILTVSVMGILWRWMFDNQIGLVNAARALMTGAGPIPWLSTEGLAWIPIVVGTVWWTVGFNMTLYLAALSNVSQSLYEAASLDGATSGQQFRYITWPMLGPITLFVTVTTALASFQLFGQSLVITNGGPSRSTQSVTQYITEEAFTNSQYSSAAAMGFVFGLFMLVLTAAQFRIMARDVQAGEQK, from the coding sequence ATGACCATCACGCAAGCCCCAGGTAAGACCACCACCGCGCAGGCGCCTGCACCGCGCCCCCGGCTTAATCTGGAACCGTACCTGTATCTGCTGCCGCACGCTCTGCTGTTCTTCGTCTTCACGGTCTATCCGGTGGGCTACGGCATCTATATCGCCACGCACCGCTGGGATCTGCTGGCCGAGACCCAGGCGTTTGTGGGCTCGGAGTATTTCCGCAACCTGTTTACCCCGGGCTCTCCACAGTTCGAATTTTTCTGGCGCACCCTGATCAACACGGCCTTCTTTACGGTGGTCACGGTGCCGCTGCTGGTGGCCTCTTCTCTTGGGCTGGCTGTCCTGCTGCACCGCCCGATCTTCGGGCGGGCTTTTTTCCGGGCCGTCTTTTTCATGCCCGGCATCCTGACCGTTTCGGTGATGGGCATCCTGTGGCGCTGGATGTTCGACAACCAGATCGGTCTGGTCAATGCCGCGCGCGCCCTGATGACCGGCGCCGGGCCGATCCCCTGGTTGTCCACCGAGGGCCTGGCCTGGATTCCCATCGTGGTGGGGACCGTGTGGTGGACCGTGGGCTTCAATATGACGCTGTATCTGGCCGCGCTGAGCAACGTGTCCCAGAGCCTGTACGAGGCCGCGTCGCTCGACGGCGCCACGTCCGGGCAGCAGTTCCGGTACATCACCTGGCCCATGCTGGGGCCGATTACGCTGTTCGTGACCGTCACGACCGCGCTGGCCTCGTTCCAGCTGTTCGGCCAGTCGCTGGTCATCACCAACGGTGGACCCAGCCGCAGCACCCAGAGCGTGACGCAGTACATCACTGAAGAGGCCTTCACCAACTCGCAGTACTCCAGCGCCGCGGCCATGGGCTTCGTATTCGGGCTGTTCATGCTGGTGCTGACGGCCGCCCAGTTCCGCATCATGGCGCGCGACGTACAGGCCGGGGAGCAGAAATGA
- a CDS encoding carbohydrate ABC transporter permease has protein sequence MTVQTSTPATYQRRRVPRDLGRFLLLCVLSVLFLAPLYWMLTTSLKFEADAIASPVQWWPKNPTLENYKEVLTSPDGNILRWTWNSLFVAFTFTVGHVLLCALTAYPLARMSFPGRNAWFWFILSSLMIPGIVTLIPHYIMMLEFNWINSYHALIWPGISGVFGVFLLRQFFVAIPRELEEAARLDGANSFQILWRIILPLSIPSLITLAVFSFMGSWNNFLWPLFTVTEVDKMTLPVGITTFSQRYVTEYGKLMAATTLAAVPVLVAYLIAQRYLEAGLSTTGLKE, from the coding sequence ATGACCGTTCAGACTTCCACCCCTGCCACCTACCAGCGCCGCCGGGTGCCGCGCGACCTGGGCCGTTTCCTGCTTCTGTGTGTGCTGTCGGTGCTGTTCCTGGCCCCGCTGTACTGGATGCTCACGACCTCACTGAAGTTCGAGGCCGATGCCATTGCCTCACCGGTGCAGTGGTGGCCGAAGAACCCCACACTGGAAAACTACAAGGAGGTTCTGACCTCCCCGGACGGGAACATCCTGCGCTGGACCTGGAACTCGCTGTTCGTGGCGTTTACCTTCACGGTCGGTCATGTGCTGCTGTGCGCGCTGACCGCATACCCGCTGGCCCGCATGAGTTTCCCGGGACGCAACGCGTGGTTCTGGTTCATCCTGTCGAGCCTGATGATCCCAGGCATCGTGACCCTGATTCCGCACTACATCATGATGCTGGAGTTCAACTGGATCAACAGCTACCACGCGCTGATCTGGCCCGGTATCAGCGGGGTGTTCGGCGTGTTTCTGCTGCGTCAGTTCTTTGTCGCCATTCCCCGTGAGCTGGAGGAAGCGGCCCGTCTGGACGGTGCCAACAGTTTCCAGATTCTGTGGCGCATCATTCTGCCACTGAGCATTCCCTCGCTGATCACGCTGGCGGTCTTTTCGTTCATGGGCTCGTGGAACAACTTCCTGTGGCCGCTGTTTACTGTGACCGAGGTAGACAAGATGACGCTGCCGGTCGGCATCACCACCTTCTCGCAGCGCTACGTCACCGAATACGGCAAGCTCATGGCCGCCACCACGCTCGCGGCCGTTCCGGTGCTGGTCGCCTACCTGATCGCCCAGCGATATCTGGAAGCCGGTCTGTCCACCACCGGTCTCAAGGAGTAA
- a CDS encoding peptidylprolyl isomerase, translated as MSDLYSNDGFTPTPELSAERQTRFSQAPELGAGIEPGKQYRAVLETSKGRIVVELFPDDAPMTVNSFAYLLRHHYYDGIKFHRVLEGFMAQTGDPTGTGAGGPGYDFEDEPNNQRHTGKGVLSMANRGPNTNGSQFFITFVATPHLDGRHTVFGKVVEGLDVLDRITRIQPGMGGTPDVIETAYLVEK; from the coding sequence ATGAGCGACCTTTACAGCAATGACGGTTTCACGCCCACGCCTGAGCTGAGCGCCGAGCGCCAGACCCGCTTCTCGCAGGCGCCGGAACTGGGTGCGGGCATCGAGCCCGGCAAGCAGTACCGCGCCGTGCTGGAAACCAGCAAGGGCCGGATCGTGGTGGAACTGTTCCCTGACGACGCCCCCATGACCGTGAACTCGTTCGCTTACCTGCTGCGTCACCACTACTACGACGGCATCAAGTTCCACCGCGTACTCGAAGGGTTCATGGCCCAGACGGGTGACCCCACCGGCACCGGCGCCGGCGGCCCCGGCTATGACTTCGAGGACGAGCCCAACAACCAGCGCCACACCGGCAAGGGCGTCCTGAGCATGGCCAACCGCGGCCCGAACACCAACGGCTCGCAGTTTTTCATCACCTTCGTGGCCACCCCGCACCTGGACGGCCGTCACACCGTGTTCGGCAAAGTGGTCGAGGGTCTGGATGTGCTGGACCGCATCACCCGGATTCAGCCGGGCATGGGCGGCACGCCTGACGTGATCGAAACCGCGTATCTGGTCGAGAAGTAA
- a CDS encoding heavy metal translocating P-type ATPase, with product MPSRVEPGATELSYFVEGMDCASCVQKVERMVERLPGTAEVRTSFARQSLQLQLDESRTPRGTLEASLRSLGYQPSVLKPAMPAQPGMVHDHGQPREPHNPDADLHRAAVASSPAWYATGQGRVVATAGLLLLLAWGVGFVAPAWGTAGYIAATLLGVWPLLRRAVASAHLGDPFSIYTLVSLAALGALGIGEAAEGAVVVFLFAIGELLEGLAAGRARAGIAALAALAPRTALLVSADGLREVAAATLSPGQTVQVNPGARVPADGTILGGRSSLDDSPVTGESVPIDKEVGDHVYAGSINTSGTLTVRVDREAADNTIARIIHLVQEAEASRAPTARFIDRFSRVYTPGVVLVSALVATVPPLLGQAWEPWLYRAISLLLIGCPCALVLSVPAAITSGISAGARRGLLIKGGAALEAIGRVRTVAFDKTGTLTVGRPRVTNVQGHGLSEQEVLRLAAAVESGSSHPLARAILDAARAGGVSLPDAADGRALAGLGVSATVEGRLITVASPRFAAEQQDLPEEFMQTVERYEAQGQTVVVVLDSTAPVGVIALRDEPRADAQQAIAGLRRLGISPVMLTGDNARAAQGIARELGLEVHAALLPDDKLRLIGQLPGPVAMVGDGINDAPALARADVGIAMSGGTDVALETAGAALLNNRVGGVADLVSLSRATLRNIQQNVAFALGLKAIFLVTTLLGFTSLWMAVLADTGATVLVTANALRLLRWKGRGQ from the coding sequence ATGCCATCTCGTGTGGAGCCGGGTGCCACGGAACTGTCCTACTTCGTGGAGGGCATGGACTGTGCCTCCTGCGTGCAGAAGGTGGAGCGCATGGTGGAGCGGCTGCCCGGCACCGCGGAGGTTAGAACCAGTTTTGCCCGGCAGAGCCTGCAGTTGCAGCTTGACGAGTCGCGCACGCCGCGTGGCACGCTGGAAGCCAGCCTGCGTTCGCTGGGGTACCAGCCCTCGGTTCTGAAGCCGGCCATGCCTGCCCAGCCTGGGATGGTGCACGATCATGGGCAGCCCCGCGAACCGCACAATCCAGATGCCGACCTGCACCGTGCCGCGGTGGCATCCAGCCCGGCGTGGTATGCCACCGGACAGGGCCGCGTCGTCGCGACGGCGGGTCTGCTGCTGCTGCTGGCCTGGGGGGTGGGGTTCGTGGCCCCGGCCTGGGGCACCGCTGGGTACATCGCCGCAACCCTGCTGGGGGTCTGGCCGCTGCTGCGCCGGGCCGTGGCCAGCGCGCACCTGGGTGACCCGTTCAGCATCTACACGCTGGTCAGCCTCGCGGCGCTGGGGGCCCTGGGCATCGGTGAGGCGGCCGAGGGGGCTGTGGTGGTGTTTCTGTTCGCGATCGGGGAACTGCTGGAGGGACTGGCTGCCGGACGGGCACGCGCCGGGATTGCGGCACTGGCCGCCCTGGCCCCCCGGACCGCTCTGCTGGTCAGCGCAGATGGCCTGCGTGAGGTGGCCGCTGCGACCCTTTCCCCCGGTCAGACAGTTCAGGTCAATCCCGGAGCGCGGGTACCGGCCGACGGCACCATCCTGGGTGGCCGTTCCAGCCTGGACGACAGCCCGGTCACGGGCGAAAGCGTCCCCATCGACAAGGAGGTGGGCGACCACGTCTATGCCGGCAGCATCAATACCAGCGGCACGCTGACCGTGCGGGTAGACCGCGAGGCCGCCGACAACACCATTGCCCGGATCATCCACCTGGTGCAGGAGGCTGAGGCTAGCCGGGCGCCCACCGCGCGTTTTATCGACCGCTTCAGCCGCGTGTATACGCCGGGTGTGGTGCTGGTCTCGGCCCTGGTGGCCACCGTGCCGCCGCTGCTGGGTCAGGCCTGGGAGCCGTGGTTGTACCGCGCAATCAGTCTGCTGCTGATCGGCTGCCCCTGCGCGCTGGTGCTCAGCGTGCCGGCGGCCATCACCAGCGGCATCAGCGCCGGGGCCCGCCGTGGTCTGCTGATCAAGGGCGGCGCGGCGCTGGAGGCCATCGGCCGGGTCAGGACCGTCGCGTTCGACAAGACTGGCACCCTCACTGTGGGGCGGCCCAGGGTGACCAACGTGCAAGGACACGGTCTTTCTGAACAGGAGGTTCTGCGTCTGGCGGCGGCCGTGGAATCGGGCAGCAGCCATCCGCTGGCACGCGCCATCCTCGACGCAGCCAGGGCGGGAGGGGTGAGCCTGCCCGACGCTGCGGACGGACGGGCCCTGGCTGGCCTGGGAGTCAGCGCCACGGTGGAAGGCCGCCTGATCACGGTCGCGTCACCACGCTTTGCCGCAGAGCAGCAGGACCTGCCCGAGGAGTTTATGCAGACGGTCGAGAGGTACGAGGCCCAGGGACAGACTGTGGTCGTGGTTCTGGACAGCACTGCCCCGGTGGGCGTCATCGCCCTGCGTGACGAGCCGCGCGCGGACGCCCAGCAGGCGATCGCAGGGCTGAGGCGCCTGGGGATAAGCCCGGTCATGTTGACTGGCGACAACGCCCGCGCTGCACAGGGGATCGCCAGGGAACTGGGCCTGGAAGTCCATGCGGCACTGCTGCCGGACGACAAACTTCGTCTGATCGGTCAGCTGCCAGGCCCGGTCGCCATGGTCGGTGACGGCATCAACGACGCGCCGGCGCTGGCCCGCGCCGACGTGGGGATCGCCATGAGCGGCGGCACCGACGTGGCTCTGGAAACAGCCGGTGCAGCGCTGCTGAATAACCGGGTAGGCGGTGTGGCCGATCTGGTCAGCCTGTCCCGGGCGACCCTGCGCAACATTCAGCAGAACGTTGCGTTTGCACTGGGCCTCAAGGCGATTTTTCTGGTCACCACCCTGCTGGGCTTTACCAGCCTGTGGATGGCGGTACTGGCAGATACCGGCGCCACTGTGCTGGTGACCGCCAATGCGCTGCGGCTGCTGCGCTGGAAGGGGAGGGGACAGTGA
- a CDS encoding ArsR/SmtB family transcription factor: MKAALPASLLEEGACDVTCVHPQAVQAAREALPDTSCVERASDFLKLVGDPTRLRILSALSARELCVCDLAAAVGSSESAVSHQLRLLRAGRVVAFRKVGRVAYYRLLDAHVTTLIDNALAHARE; this comes from the coding sequence GTGAAGGCTGCCCTGCCTGCCTCCCTGCTGGAAGAGGGGGCCTGTGACGTCACCTGCGTGCACCCGCAGGCGGTGCAGGCCGCGCGCGAGGCGCTGCCGGACACCAGCTGTGTGGAGCGGGCCAGCGACTTTCTGAAACTGGTGGGCGACCCCACCCGGTTGCGGATTCTGAGTGCCCTGAGCGCCCGGGAACTGTGTGTGTGCGACCTGGCCGCTGCCGTGGGCAGCAGTGAGAGTGCCGTCAGCCATCAGCTGCGGCTGCTGCGAGCCGGACGGGTCGTGGCCTTCCGGAAGGTGGGCCGGGTGGCCTACTACCGTCTGCTGGACGCCCATGTCACCACACTGATCGACAATGCCCTGGCCCACGCCCGCGAGTAA
- a CDS encoding ABC transporter substrate-binding protein — translation MSRKSFLASTVLLASLTLGMAEAQTYTGPKVALTFLHGFTGPDRPVMEALVKKFNDTHPNIQVRAQAQPWGTTWQQLPSLVASGRAADVVVINEDQITGFIARGAVSPLTAAEMKAAGIDKTRFFGPLFQTADYKGQSYGLPISSVAYAMFYNKDLMKKVGLDPNKPPRTREEFLRAAQLCTVDKSGKNATQAGFDPKNLDTWGVSLYNNWVGARAAYAAILQNGGAMVDKNQNAAFNTPQAVSAVQFLVDLVQKHRVARPNSTEEAELAAFSQGKVCMFPSGQWYLDRFEKQKMNFGVTFMPRIGGTVRDAAWGGSSHLTLPKQRAGYDANKRRAALAFMSWMAQPAQNLTWTSTGSLPTQAAVARNTQFAKAPISGIFDRLNSVYATSGYPWVGQVMAPFDQAWEAAYLGKKSVSQALNDGVRESNKQIEQARKNFR, via the coding sequence ATGTCACGTAAGTCTTTTCTGGCATCCACCGTACTTCTGGCCTCTCTGACCCTCGGCATGGCTGAGGCTCAGACCTACACTGGTCCCAAGGTCGCCCTGACCTTTCTTCACGGTTTTACCGGTCCTGACCGGCCCGTCATGGAAGCGCTGGTCAAGAAGTTCAACGATACCCACCCCAATATTCAGGTCCGCGCCCAGGCCCAGCCCTGGGGCACCACCTGGCAGCAGCTGCCCTCGCTGGTGGCCTCGGGCCGCGCGGCTGACGTCGTTGTCATCAACGAGGACCAGATCACCGGCTTTATTGCACGTGGCGCTGTGTCCCCGCTGACCGCCGCCGAAATGAAGGCGGCAGGCATCGACAAGACCCGCTTCTTCGGTCCGCTGTTCCAGACCGCCGACTACAAGGGCCAGTCCTATGGCCTGCCGATTTCCAGCGTGGCCTACGCCATGTTCTACAACAAGGACCTGATGAAGAAGGTCGGGCTTGATCCCAACAAGCCTCCCCGCACCCGCGAAGAGTTCCTGCGGGCCGCGCAGTTGTGCACCGTGGATAAGAGCGGCAAGAACGCCACGCAGGCCGGATTTGATCCCAAGAACCTGGATACCTGGGGCGTCAGCCTCTACAACAACTGGGTGGGCGCCCGCGCCGCCTACGCCGCCATCCTGCAAAACGGCGGAGCCATGGTCGACAAGAACCAGAATGCTGCCTTCAACACGCCGCAGGCGGTCAGTGCCGTGCAGTTCCTGGTGGACCTGGTCCAGAAGCACCGCGTGGCGCGCCCCAACAGCACCGAGGAAGCCGAGCTCGCGGCCTTCAGCCAGGGCAAGGTCTGCATGTTCCCCAGCGGCCAGTGGTATCTCGACCGCTTTGAGAAGCAGAAGATGAACTTCGGCGTGACCTTCATGCCGCGCATCGGTGGCACGGTCCGTGACGCAGCCTGGGGCGGTTCAAGCCACCTGACGCTGCCCAAGCAGCGCGCCGGCTATGACGCCAACAAGCGCCGCGCCGCCCTGGCCTTCATGTCCTGGATGGCCCAGCCTGCACAGAACCTGACCTGGACCAGCACTGGCAGCCTGCCCACCCAGGCCGCCGTGGCCAGGAACACGCAGTTTGCCAAGGCGCCCATCAGCGGCATCTTTGACCGCCTGAACAGCGTGTATGCCACCAGCGGCTACCCCTGGGTCGGCCAGGTCATGGCGCCCTTCGACCAGGCCTGGGAAGCGGCCTATCTGGGCAAGAAGTCGGTTTCGCAGGCCCTGAACGACGGGGTCCGCGAGTCCAACAAGCAGATTGAGCAGGCCCGCAAGAACTTCAGGTAA
- a CDS encoding glycoside hydrolase family 43 protein encodes MSDSTTRGTLPQHPLYSGDFADPFVLEFGGMYYAYGTGLHGQEGVRAFEVLSSPDLQTWTSHGGVLEPLSPERQDYWAPEVARSGDTLYMYYSVGHGDAGHHLRVATATDPLGPFVDQGLNLTPDEPFAIDPHPFQAPDGSWWLFYARDDLTGDRPGTLLSAAPLHDMTRLGETQTILRASGDWQVYQRARTMYGAVYDWHTLEGPFVLYRNGRYHLLYSGGAWTNESYGVGHATADHPLGPWTEPVPGANVLRTAGHLTGPGHASVTRLAGEDILIFHAWNEERTRRQLHAAPLRWTGDLPSALPESLPS; translated from the coding sequence ATGAGTGATTCGACCACGCGCGGTACCCTCCCCCAGCATCCCTTGTACTCCGGGGACTTCGCCGACCCTTTTGTTCTGGAGTTCGGCGGCATGTACTACGCTTACGGCACCGGTTTGCACGGTCAGGAAGGCGTGAGGGCCTTTGAGGTGCTGTCCTCACCTGACCTCCAGACCTGGACATCACACGGCGGCGTGCTGGAGCCGCTCAGTCCTGAGCGCCAGGATTACTGGGCTCCTGAGGTCGCACGGTCCGGCGATACGCTGTACATGTACTACTCGGTAGGCCACGGGGACGCGGGGCATCATCTGCGGGTGGCGACCGCCACCGATCCCCTGGGCCCCTTCGTGGATCAGGGACTGAACCTGACGCCGGACGAGCCCTTTGCCATCGACCCCCACCCCTTTCAGGCTCCGGACGGGTCGTGGTGGCTGTTCTATGCCCGCGATGACCTGACTGGAGACCGCCCCGGCACCCTGCTGTCGGCCGCTCCGCTGCACGACATGACCCGCCTGGGCGAGACGCAGACGATCCTGCGGGCCAGCGGTGACTGGCAGGTGTATCAGCGGGCCCGTACCATGTACGGCGCCGTGTACGACTGGCATACCCTGGAAGGACCCTTCGTGCTGTACCGCAACGGCCGTTACCACCTGCTGTACTCGGGCGGAGCCTGGACCAACGAGAGCTATGGAGTGGGGCACGCCACGGCCGATCATCCGCTGGGCCCCTGGACCGAGCCGGTACCTGGCGCCAACGTGCTGCGGACAGCCGGGCACCTGACCGGCCCCGGCCATGCCAGCGTGACCCGGCTCGCCGGCGAGGACATTCTGATTTTTCACGCCTGGAATGAAGAACGCACCCGCCGGCAGCTTCATGCCGCGCCTTTGCGCTGGACTGGAGATCTGCCCAGTGCCCTCCCTGAGTCTCTGCCCTCCTGA
- a CDS encoding aminopeptidase, whose translation MTTSDFETKLARYAELLVHTGVNLPEGGKLLVTAPLEAAALVQRVTRAAYRAGAVHVKVNYTDQMLSLALFEDGSDAAVAFLPEWVALEAEKAVEDGYARLSIAGDDPNLLSGVNPDRVALRSKLQAQAMKAVSEAVGGFAVNWCVAAMSTPAWATRVYPDLSPDEAVSRLWDDIFTVTRADQPDPVAAWNTHLGELERLTALLTEKQYAAIHLKSELGTDLTVGLADGHIWQGGAETARNGIRGVPNLPTDEVFTAPHRGRVDGWAVASKPLSVRGQLLDGIRVRFENGRAVEVTARQGEETLRKLIETDEGAAHLGELALVKASAPVARTGTLFLNTLFDENAASHIALGRCYPTNVQHGENPEALRAAGGNDSLIHVDWMIGTPGTDVDGVMASGEREPLMRGGEWVI comes from the coding sequence ATGACAACTTCTGACTTTGAGACGAAGCTCGCGCGCTACGCCGAACTGCTGGTTCACACTGGCGTGAACCTTCCCGAGGGTGGAAAGCTGCTGGTCACCGCCCCCCTGGAGGCGGCGGCGCTGGTTCAGCGGGTCACACGCGCCGCCTACCGCGCCGGCGCCGTGCACGTGAAGGTCAACTACACCGACCAGATGCTGTCGCTGGCCCTGTTCGAGGACGGCTCGGACGCCGCGGTGGCCTTCTTGCCCGAATGGGTGGCGCTGGAGGCCGAGAAGGCTGTCGAGGACGGCTACGCCCGCCTGAGCATCGCCGGGGACGATCCCAACCTGCTGTCCGGGGTCAACCCGGACCGGGTGGCCCTGCGCAGCAAACTGCAGGCCCAGGCCATGAAGGCCGTGTCCGAGGCCGTGGGAGGCTTCGCGGTGAACTGGTGCGTGGCGGCCATGAGCACGCCCGCCTGGGCCACGCGGGTCTACCCGGACCTGAGCCCGGACGAAGCCGTCTCGCGCCTGTGGGACGACATCTTTACGGTCACCCGCGCCGACCAGCCGGACCCGGTGGCGGCCTGGAACACCCACCTGGGCGAACTGGAACGCCTGACGGCCCTGCTGACCGAAAAACAGTACGCCGCCATCCACCTGAAGTCTGAACTGGGCACCGATCTGACGGTGGGGCTGGCTGACGGGCACATCTGGCAGGGCGGCGCCGAGACTGCGCGCAACGGTATTCGCGGCGTGCCCAACCTGCCCACCGACGAGGTCTTCACCGCTCCGCACCGCGGCCGCGTGGACGGCTGGGCCGTGGCCAGCAAACCCCTGAGTGTGCGGGGCCAGTTACTGGACGGCATCCGGGTCCGTTTCGAGAACGGCCGGGCGGTGGAAGTCACGGCCCGGCAGGGCGAGGAAACGCTGCGCAAGCTGATCGAGACCGACGAGGGCGCCGCGCACCTGGGCGAACTGGCACTGGTCAAGGCCTCCGCGCCGGTTGCCCGGACCGGCACCCTGTTCCTGAACACGCTGTTCGACGAGAATGCCGCCTCGCACATCGCCCTAGGACGCTGCTACCCCACCAACGTGCAGCACGGCGAGAACCCCGAGGCACTGCGCGCTGCGGGTGGCAACGACAGCCTGATACACGTGGACTGGATGATCGGCACGCCCGGAACCGACGTGGATGGTGTCATGGCCAGCGGCGAGCGCGAGCCGTTGATGCGCGGTGGTGAATGGGTGATCTGA